Proteins from a single region of Aureibacter tunicatorum:
- a CDS encoding DUF4493 domain-containing protein — MKAIVKIIFTLLTASFFCACNMLEYEPNGSLGIGELRMSLSNNNEVIELSASSRKSENLNVEDFRVQVRDSHGLLVKNYERYGEMPVSIALSGGNYTITAESMPVPNAGFDMPYYLGEKEFTITTGEISQIDLECTLGNMMVTIDYAEDFNQYFSSYEATVSNGLGSLVFQKSESRAGYFSVAPLTIVLNVDPVDGEAFEKVYKIEDVAPRDYHKIVFKPRLGQGGVALEIEVDTSTNDKDIDIEIPNDNDENSIEGIGFDIKEVVQVERGIKDADVRVLINAATGIDKLEIEIISDKLTPEALAELNLQSEFDLANLEKGSELEASLKALGFIGDEPIKGQTEVVFDISAFMEPLGLFGLDTHDFVVRMTDLSGESLQETLSIEIVESK; from the coding sequence ATGAAGGCAATAGTGAAAATAATATTCACATTATTAACGGCGTCATTTTTTTGCGCTTGCAATATGCTTGAATATGAACCTAATGGATCATTAGGAATTGGCGAACTTAGAATGAGTTTGTCAAACAACAATGAAGTTATAGAACTAAGCGCATCATCAAGGAAGTCTGAAAACTTGAACGTTGAAGATTTTAGAGTGCAAGTTAGAGACTCGCATGGGCTTTTGGTAAAGAATTACGAAAGGTATGGAGAAATGCCCGTTTCAATTGCTTTAAGTGGAGGTAATTATACGATAACAGCAGAGTCAATGCCTGTGCCTAATGCGGGATTTGATATGCCATATTATTTAGGCGAGAAAGAATTTACAATTACAACTGGTGAAATATCGCAAATTGACTTGGAGTGTACTTTAGGCAACATGATGGTTACTATTGATTACGCTGAAGATTTTAATCAATATTTTTCATCATATGAAGCTACAGTATCTAATGGACTTGGTAGTTTAGTTTTTCAAAAATCGGAATCACGAGCAGGTTATTTTAGCGTCGCTCCATTAACGATAGTTTTGAATGTCGATCCTGTAGATGGAGAAGCATTTGAAAAAGTGTATAAAATAGAAGATGTTGCTCCAAGGGATTATCATAAGATTGTCTTCAAACCTAGATTAGGACAAGGTGGCGTTGCTCTCGAAATAGAAGTTGATACGAGTACTAATGACAAAGATATTGACATAGAGATCCCAAATGATAATGATGAAAATTCTATTGAAGGGATAGGTTTTGATATAAAGGAAGTAGTTCAGGTGGAAAGAGGCATTAAAGACGCGGATGTCAGAGTATTGATAAATGCTGCCACAGGTATTGACAAACTGGAGATTGAGATAATTTCGGATAAGCTTACACCAGAAGCTTTAGCTGAGCTTAATCTGCAAAGTGAATTTGATCTCGCGAATTTGGAAAAAGGATCAGAGCTTGAAGCCTCATTGAAAGCTTTGGGCTTTATTGGTGATGAACCGATCAAAGGGCAAACCGAAGTGGTTTTTGATATAAGCGCGTTTATGGAGCCACTTGGGTTATTTGGACTTGATACTCATGATTTTGTCGTTAGGATGACAGATCTTTCAGGAGAGTCATTGCAAGAGACTTTGAGTATTGAAATAGTTGAATCCAAGTAA
- a CDS encoding DUF4493 domain-containing protein, with translation MEQIIKSSKTGFNSFKYLCLAVLFLFLACKDESEEFSATSYGVMTMRLHSGDILIPVEDNKDHDEGFNMDINDFSVEIYQENEVIRFFEKFSDMPKSLDLAAGEYTVEASSEKMIPAIFETPIFSGEKEFEILPFLETPVVVKCSMANFGIKIGYSDKIKRGFATYSTIVSNQEGELLFDKEEERYGFFSVPDSKLLKLSLQMTNTSGEEFSRNFTIKNVEAGNMYSLSIDIDRQGGFGAFNITVNESVNKKEWEFEVPLELGRAPELEALGFDLSSPLTLKEGESEDVILSGVSEEGLKNFNLTVNSKFWRDNDLPVEIDLANLAPEIDTKLKALGIVWTKPLKASKNFQLDLSQITSKLTAAPEGTLDHEFMISLVDIEDQQSDYKLIVNVLPMEGHVETLQADAYAKRAILKGRSSSTDLMSLAFEYKKADEPSWSVKSEGLYINNEGVIETHIENLNPATQYVYRFVMGSKTGEEVQFETEEAAMIPFMDFSTWHMNGSGSRSYYLPGTNLNSTPWRSGDKGSSELTFPQFMQTVKPLPDLDNAEYARMETKEALGILAAGSLFVGEINGSGLSNIKINFGHEFYSRPESVEFDYRYFPSIYDGDKVDQCDAYVLLQVREGNKRYRLATAWLRSDESFENWQTQALNLVYGDDNSLEDYMLPKVNFEENPEEGFYHDKHAKPTHILVVFSSSALGAEFIGGVGSKLDVKNIKFKY, from the coding sequence ATGGAACAGATAATCAAATCCAGTAAGACGGGTTTTAACAGTTTTAAATATTTATGCTTAGCTGTTTTATTTCTTTTTCTTGCTTGCAAGGATGAGTCGGAAGAATTTTCGGCAACTTCCTATGGCGTAATGACGATGAGGCTTCATTCGGGAGACATTTTGATTCCTGTGGAGGATAATAAAGATCATGATGAAGGTTTCAATATGGATATCAATGATTTTAGCGTTGAGATTTACCAAGAAAATGAAGTTATCCGATTTTTTGAAAAATTTAGCGATATGCCAAAGAGTCTGGATCTGGCAGCAGGTGAATATACTGTTGAAGCTAGTTCTGAAAAGATGATTCCAGCGATTTTTGAAACGCCTATATTTTCAGGAGAGAAGGAATTTGAAATATTGCCATTTCTTGAAACTCCAGTTGTAGTAAAGTGCTCTATGGCGAATTTTGGAATAAAGATAGGCTACTCTGATAAAATCAAACGAGGCTTTGCGACATATAGCACTATTGTCAGCAATCAAGAAGGTGAATTGTTGTTTGATAAAGAGGAAGAAAGGTATGGCTTTTTCTCAGTGCCTGATAGCAAGCTTTTAAAGCTAAGCTTGCAAATGACAAATACATCAGGTGAAGAATTTTCCAGAAATTTTACTATTAAAAATGTCGAGGCAGGCAATATGTATTCTTTGTCGATAGATATTGACAGGCAGGGAGGTTTTGGAGCGTTTAATATCACAGTGAATGAAAGCGTGAATAAAAAAGAATGGGAGTTTGAAGTGCCGCTCGAGTTGGGAAGAGCTCCTGAATTAGAAGCTTTGGGCTTTGATTTATCTTCACCTTTGACTTTGAAGGAAGGAGAAAGCGAGGATGTGATACTATCAGGAGTGTCTGAAGAAGGTTTAAAAAACTTCAACCTTACAGTAAATTCCAAATTTTGGAGAGACAATGATTTGCCTGTTGAAATCGATTTGGCAAACCTTGCGCCTGAAATCGATACAAAACTGAAAGCTTTGGGTATAGTGTGGACTAAGCCATTGAAAGCCTCGAAGAACTTTCAGCTAGACCTTAGTCAAATAACAAGCAAACTAACGGCAGCACCTGAGGGAACCCTTGACCATGAATTTATGATATCTTTGGTAGATATAGAAGACCAGCAGAGTGATTATAAGCTGATAGTAAATGTATTGCCAATGGAAGGGCATGTTGAAACATTGCAAGCTGATGCCTATGCGAAGAGAGCCATATTAAAAGGGAGGTCTTCATCAACAGATCTAATGTCGCTGGCCTTTGAATATAAAAAAGCAGACGAGCCTTCTTGGTCTGTTAAAAGTGAAGGGCTTTATATAAATAACGAAGGTGTTATAGAAACTCATATTGAAAATTTGAACCCTGCAACTCAATATGTCTATAGATTTGTCATGGGCTCTAAAACAGGAGAAGAAGTGCAATTTGAGACGGAAGAGGCAGCTATGATTCCATTTATGGATTTCTCAACGTGGCATATGAATGGATCTGGCTCTCGGTCTTATTATTTGCCGGGAACCAACCTAAACTCAACTCCTTGGAGAAGCGGAGACAAGGGATCTTCAGAATTAACCTTCCCCCAATTCATGCAAACTGTTAAACCATTGCCTGATTTGGATAATGCTGAATATGCAAGAATGGAAACCAAAGAGGCTTTAGGAATTTTAGCTGCGGGATCATTATTCGTAGGAGAAATCAATGGAAGTGGATTGTCAAATATTAAAATAAATTTTGGCCATGAATTTTATAGCAGACCTGAAAGCGTTGAATTTGATTACAGATATTTTCCTTCAATATACGACGGCGATAAAGTTGATCAGTGCGATGCATATGTATTGCTTCAAGTTCGAGAAGGCAATAAAAGATATAGACTTGCAACAGCATGGCTGAGGTCTGATGAAAGTTTTGAAAATTGGCAGACGCAAGCGTTGAACTTGGTTTATGGTGATGATAATTCTTTGGAGGATTATATGTTGCCTAAAGTAAATTTCGAAGAAAACCCAGAGGAAGGTTTTTATCATGACAAGCATGCGAAGCCTACTCATATTTTAGTGGTTTTCTCTTCAAGCGCATTAGGAGCGGAGTTTATTGGCGGGGTCGGAAGCAAACTGGATGTGAAGAATATAAAATTTAAATATTGA
- a CDS encoding PCMD domain-containing protein, with protein MKFFNRFFVFSLVVILLSCIKNDIPYPIVEGQILAFEVKGQTSAPAKIYTAERRVEVEVEPDVDLTKIEVTTLQVTEGATVVPSKEEIQDFSRSVVYTVTTYQDYLWEVFVQHKVIKGEFTQFEVEGQLSSEIIPSENTIKVTMPEGTDLSNLNVLSYEVSPEGTTVNPDPKITKDFSQPVAFTLTPIEGEVGEWSVEVWIEGDQPEGSQILYSDFSTWFKKYDDNSPGDESKTYMLPGMYLDETPWRSSDKGSAEVSIPVFRNTVSPQPNMEQAEYALLETKTAMLGILASGSLFVGEIEGSGISDVNMNFGIPFTDKPVGFKTSFTYKPTEYRNGGQTYMDECDIYVLLQVREGEGANEKRYRLATGWYRSSDEIVDWKDLNMPLTYGESSELADYMRPKPDDQYLPEAGFYHDKNATPTHIVVVYASSAQGSYFIGGVGSQMKVKGFELLY; from the coding sequence ATGAAATTTTTCAATAGATTTTTCGTGTTTTCACTTGTCGTCATTCTGTTGTCTTGCATTAAGAATGATATACCATATCCCATTGTCGAAGGGCAGATATTAGCTTTTGAAGTAAAAGGACAGACAAGCGCCCCTGCAAAAATATATACTGCGGAAAGAAGGGTAGAAGTAGAGGTAGAGCCTGATGTGGACTTGACAAAAATAGAAGTTACAACATTGCAAGTGACAGAAGGAGCGACTGTGGTTCCAAGCAAAGAAGAAATTCAAGATTTTTCAAGATCAGTAGTTTATACAGTGACGACTTATCAGGATTATTTATGGGAAGTGTTTGTTCAGCATAAAGTGATCAAAGGCGAATTCACTCAATTTGAGGTGGAGGGGCAATTGTCATCAGAAATCATTCCTTCGGAGAACACTATTAAAGTAACTATGCCTGAGGGAACAGATTTAAGCAATCTTAATGTTCTTTCATATGAAGTAAGTCCGGAAGGGACAACTGTTAATCCTGATCCCAAGATCACAAAAGATTTTTCACAACCTGTGGCTTTCACTCTGACTCCTATTGAAGGAGAAGTTGGAGAGTGGTCGGTTGAAGTTTGGATAGAAGGCGATCAGCCTGAAGGTAGCCAGATTTTATACTCGGATTTTTCGACTTGGTTTAAAAAGTATGATGACAATAGCCCTGGTGACGAGTCTAAGACGTATATGTTGCCGGGTATGTATCTGGATGAAACTCCATGGAGATCTTCAGACAAAGGCTCAGCAGAAGTATCTATACCCGTGTTTAGAAATACTGTAAGCCCTCAACCAAATATGGAGCAAGCGGAATACGCCCTATTAGAAACAAAAACAGCTATGTTGGGTATTTTAGCATCAGGTTCACTATTTGTCGGGGAAATAGAAGGCAGTGGTATTTCGGATGTGAATATGAATTTTGGAATTCCATTTACTGACAAGCCAGTGGGCTTTAAGACCTCGTTTACTTATAAACCAACAGAATATAGGAATGGAGGACAAACATACATGGATGAATGCGATATTTATGTCCTTTTGCAGGTAAGAGAAGGCGAGGGAGCTAATGAAAAGAGATATCGTTTGGCTACGGGCTGGTATCGTTCTTCAGATGAGATTGTGGATTGGAAGGATCTGAATATGCCGTTGACATATGGAGAAAGCAGCGAGCTTGCCGATTACATGAGGCCTAAACCTGACGATCAATATTTGCCGGAAGCAGGTTTTTATCATGATAAAAACGCTACTCCAACGCATATTGTAGTTGTCTATGCTTCAAGTGCTCAAGGATCTTATTTTATAGGAGGAGTAGGTAGCCAGATGAAAGTCAAAGGCTTTGAGTTGTTGTATTGA
- the menD gene encoding 2-succinyl-5-enolpyruvyl-6-hydroxy-3-cyclohexene-1-carboxylic-acid synthase, producing MLLQPIIDLAEICHKHGVEKAVLSPGSRVAPLTLAFTRHPKINCQTLSDERSAAFVGMGMALNDDKPVVLACTSGSAAYNYAPAVSEAFYQQIPLIILTADRPSEWLDQMDGQTIKQKDIYGKHVKNSYELPIDYDNENTQWHINRIMNEAILEAQRFPKGPVHINIPLREPFYPEENETFQPSENIRIIKELEGSRLLSDEEIEELAKKIRSKKTIIIAGQRKKDIEFSNVINRFIETHNIPVFGDILSNIHDSEEVIKLQDSFLLNDKIRNEESLKPELIITFGKSVISKQLKLYLRSVKNLKHWHIQTDGYCPDTFQCLTKIIRTDAFTFFNQMLQISDNLGNEELQNNWKSIDLQCKMTQNEFFASQKNANEWGEFSSLQSIIQSLPDTALLHLSNSMSIRYANYIGLEPDAPELFCNRGTSGIDGSNSTAVGISLATPERMNIIITGDMAFFYDRNAFWHNYSMANLRVIVMNNHAGGIFRLIKGPSQQEELEEYFETRQNLNAQNTAMDFSMDYSYAYDENSLNKALIDFFKPSENCKLLEVNSDSSINAKIFDLFKGCIKNSDFKLTSEKK from the coding sequence ATGCTGCTTCAACCTATTATAGATCTGGCTGAAATATGCCATAAACATGGGGTCGAAAAAGCCGTATTGTCACCGGGATCTCGCGTAGCTCCTTTGACACTAGCCTTTACAAGACATCCTAAAATTAATTGCCAAACTTTATCCGATGAAAGATCCGCTGCATTCGTGGGTATGGGTATGGCCTTGAACGATGATAAACCAGTGGTTCTGGCATGCACTTCAGGCTCGGCCGCTTACAACTATGCTCCAGCTGTCTCAGAAGCATTTTATCAACAAATCCCTTTGATCATACTCACAGCGGATAGACCTTCCGAATGGCTAGATCAAATGGATGGACAGACGATAAAACAAAAAGACATCTATGGCAAGCATGTAAAAAACTCTTACGAACTCCCTATTGATTATGACAATGAAAATACTCAATGGCATATCAACCGTATAATGAACGAAGCAATTCTTGAAGCCCAACGATTCCCAAAAGGGCCCGTTCATATCAACATCCCCTTAAGAGAACCATTTTATCCTGAAGAAAACGAGACTTTTCAACCCAGCGAAAATATTCGAATAATAAAAGAGCTCGAAGGCAGCAGATTGTTAAGCGATGAAGAGATAGAAGAGCTCGCTAAAAAAATACGGTCAAAAAAAACAATCATAATCGCAGGGCAAAGAAAAAAAGACATTGAGTTTTCAAATGTGATTAATAGATTCATTGAGACTCATAATATCCCTGTATTTGGAGATATATTAAGCAATATTCATGACTCTGAAGAAGTCATCAAGCTTCAAGATTCTTTTTTATTAAATGATAAAATTCGAAATGAAGAATCTCTTAAACCCGAATTAATCATCACCTTTGGAAAGTCTGTCATATCAAAACAATTAAAACTTTACCTTAGATCGGTAAAGAATTTAAAACATTGGCATATCCAAACAGATGGATATTGTCCTGACACCTTCCAATGCTTGACGAAGATCATCAGAACTGACGCTTTTACTTTTTTCAATCAAATGCTTCAGATCTCTGATAATTTAGGGAATGAAGAGTTGCAAAATAATTGGAAGTCAATAGACTTGCAGTGCAAGATGACTCAGAACGAATTTTTCGCTTCTCAAAAAAACGCTAATGAATGGGGAGAGTTTTCTTCATTGCAATCGATTATTCAATCTCTTCCTGACACTGCTCTGCTCCATCTTTCCAATAGCATGTCAATACGTTATGCTAATTATATCGGACTAGAGCCAGATGCTCCTGAGTTATTTTGCAACCGAGGCACTAGCGGAATCGACGGGTCCAACAGTACTGCTGTAGGCATATCATTGGCAACGCCTGAACGTATGAATATCATTATAACAGGCGACATGGCATTTTTCTATGACCGCAATGCTTTTTGGCATAATTACTCTATGGCAAACCTCAGAGTCATAGTCATGAACAATCATGCTGGCGGAATCTTTAGATTAATCAAAGGTCCTTCACAACAAGAAGAGCTGGAAGAATACTTTGAGACTCGTCAAAATTTAAACGCTCAAAATACAGCAATGGATTTCAGTATGGATTATTCTTATGCCTATGACGAGAACTCATTAAATAAAGCCTTAATCGATTTTTTTAAGCCTTCAGAAAATTGCAAACTGCTAGAAGTTAATTCCGATTCATCAATTAACGCAAAAATATTCGACCTTTTTAAAGGATGTATTAAAAATTCGGATTTCAAATTAACGTCTGAAAAAAAATAA
- a CDS encoding FAD:protein FMN transferase, with amino-acid sequence MKNVFLTFIAVLCYSTAFSQLFHKDKIKQSELESTYTASADIMGTHFDFVAISDDSKVAKSAIRDGIKEAKKIEKEISSWDDHSETSKINKYAGKKPVKVSSELYALIEKCLEISEMTSGGFDITAASFDQIYNEGSNSGDYSKLGEVAKKASYKNIILNPAKKTVYLKYPEMKIGFGAVGKGYAASKVASVMQDAGAVGGFVNADGDVLTWGTQADGSHWNVHIPDHLGENNSLNKHHLQKHRAVSYLHSSEDYMMMKDEKYSEVVCTETGYPFKGHQNVIVVGKDPIMTDAISTAVMASPPLKALKLINNLDDVEGLIRSHDGNVHMSDNFTYSYEDR; translated from the coding sequence ATGAAAAATGTATTTCTTACATTTATAGCAGTGTTATGTTATTCAACTGCTTTTTCTCAATTATTCCATAAAGATAAGATCAAACAAAGCGAATTAGAATCCACATACACAGCCAGTGCTGATATTATGGGAACTCATTTTGATTTTGTGGCGATCTCGGATGATAGTAAAGTGGCAAAGTCAGCAATTAGAGATGGGATAAAAGAAGCTAAAAAAATCGAAAAAGAGATTTCTTCTTGGGATGATCATTCAGAGACGAGCAAGATAAACAAATATGCAGGGAAAAAACCGGTAAAAGTCAGTTCGGAGCTGTATGCACTTATAGAAAAATGCCTTGAAATATCAGAAATGACAAGTGGAGGTTTTGATATTACAGCGGCTTCATTTGATCAAATTTATAATGAAGGCAGCAACTCAGGTGATTATAGTAAGTTAGGAGAAGTTGCTAAGAAAGCTAGCTATAAAAATATCATATTGAATCCTGCAAAGAAAACAGTTTATTTAAAATACCCTGAAATGAAAATAGGATTTGGCGCGGTAGGAAAAGGGTATGCAGCATCAAAAGTTGCCTCGGTAATGCAGGACGCAGGGGCTGTGGGTGGCTTTGTCAATGCTGATGGCGATGTGCTTACTTGGGGAACTCAAGCTGATGGAAGTCATTGGAATGTGCATATTCCGGATCATTTAGGTGAAAATAATTCTTTGAACAAGCATCACCTTCAAAAACACAGAGCTGTTTCGTATTTACATTCTTCAGAGGATTATATGATGATGAAGGATGAAAAATATTCTGAAGTTGTATGTACGGAGACAGGGTACCCTTTTAAAGGACATCAAAATGTAATTGTTGTAGGGAAAGATCCGATTATGACAGATGCGATTTCCACAGCTGTGATGGCTTCACCTCCCTTGAAAGCCCTTAAGCTGATTAACAATCTTGATGATGTCGAAGGATTGATACGCTCTCATGATGGCAATGTTCACATGAGTGATAACTTTACTTATAGTTATGAAGATAGATAA
- a CDS encoding NAD(P)H-quinone oxidoreductase has protein sequence MKYINHLNENGNISFEFKKTAMPTPKSDECLIQIKAIGVNRADILQSQGKYPPPSGASEILGLEMSGIIISCPPNSEWAPGDRVMTILDGGSYAEYCAVHHQAMLPIPENLTFEQAAAIPEAFITGFQALKWLGNIKSGETTLIHAGGSGVGTASIQMAKNIYKANVITTCSESKIDKCISLGADFAIDYNKHSFDEEIKRITKGEGADVIIDFLLASYFQKNLKSAALDGRIVLLAMLGGFKSNETNLIPLISKRLTITGSTLRNRSLEYKIKLIQDFRKSILRYISDGTLKPIIHQSLSWENVKIAHQTMSDNKNFGKLILTI, from the coding sequence ATGAAATACATCAATCATTTAAATGAAAACGGCAATATTAGTTTCGAGTTCAAAAAAACTGCTATGCCTACTCCAAAATCAGATGAATGCCTGATTCAAATAAAAGCAATTGGAGTCAATCGAGCTGACATTTTACAATCACAAGGTAAATACCCTCCACCTTCAGGCGCCAGTGAGATTCTTGGACTGGAAATGTCTGGGATTATAATCTCTTGTCCTCCAAATAGCGAATGGGCTCCCGGCGATCGAGTTATGACGATCTTAGATGGCGGTTCATACGCTGAATACTGCGCGGTTCATCATCAAGCGATGTTGCCAATTCCTGAAAATTTGACTTTTGAGCAAGCAGCGGCTATTCCCGAAGCATTTATTACAGGATTTCAAGCCTTGAAGTGGTTGGGAAATATCAAATCAGGTGAGACGACATTGATCCATGCCGGGGGAAGCGGCGTAGGGACAGCAAGCATTCAAATGGCTAAAAACATTTACAAAGCCAATGTTATCACAACTTGCTCCGAATCTAAAATTGATAAATGCATTTCATTGGGAGCTGATTTTGCCATTGATTATAACAAACATTCTTTTGATGAAGAAATCAAGCGAATAACCAAAGGCGAAGGAGCCGATGTAATTATTGACTTTCTATTAGCATCATATTTTCAAAAGAACTTAAAGAGCGCTGCTCTGGACGGGCGAATCGTATTATTAGCAATGCTCGGAGGTTTTAAATCCAATGAGACCAACCTTATTCCATTGATAAGTAAGAGGCTCACCATCACAGGATCTACACTAAGAAATAGAAGTTTGGAATATAAAATCAAGCTGATTCAAGACTTTAGAAAAAGTATACTAAGATATATTTCCGACGGAACTTTGAAACCTATTATACATCAGAGCTTGTCTTGGGAAAATGTCAAAATAGCTCATCAAACCATGTCAGACAATAAAAATTTCGGAAAATTGATTTTAACCATATAA
- a CDS encoding patatin-like phospholipase family protein, with protein sequence MRLGLALSGGAARGIAHIGALKAFEERGINFDVVSGCSAGAMVGAMYCAGYSPEEMMNIVRSLRVPKMIHFAWSRKGVFNLQKIMKLVEKYLPANRFSALNKKFFINATNLTTGKEQIFGTGELFRPLLASCAIPVLFEAVDFNGQMYIDGGFSNNLPVDPLVGHSDIIFGVNVTSIEKDHDIGKKDMRYIFLRSVMFLADGAARPSKGKCDYLVEPKGLVKFHPLELHHVDDIFEMGYKYTSNYLDNQDLSDIMVG encoded by the coding sequence ATGAGATTAGGTTTGGCTTTATCTGGAGGCGCTGCTAGAGGAATAGCGCATATTGGCGCGTTGAAAGCATTTGAAGAGAGAGGGATAAATTTTGATGTGGTATCTGGTTGCAGCGCTGGCGCAATGGTTGGGGCAATGTATTGCGCTGGGTATTCCCCGGAAGAAATGATGAATATTGTTCGTTCTTTGAGAGTTCCAAAGATGATACACTTCGCATGGTCTCGAAAAGGAGTCTTCAATCTGCAAAAGATTATGAAACTGGTTGAAAAATATCTTCCAGCCAATCGATTTTCAGCATTGAACAAAAAGTTTTTTATTAATGCGACCAATCTAACAACGGGAAAAGAGCAAATATTTGGGACGGGAGAATTGTTTCGGCCATTATTGGCTAGTTGCGCTATTCCGGTACTTTTTGAAGCTGTTGACTTTAATGGGCAGATGTATATAGATGGCGGTTTTTCTAACAATTTGCCTGTAGATCCTTTGGTCGGGCATAGTGATATTATATTTGGAGTGAATGTAACTTCAATAGAAAAAGATCATGACATTGGGAAAAAAGATATGAGGTATATATTTTTGAGGTCTGTCATGTTTCTAGCGGATGGAGCTGCAAGACCTAGCAAGGGAAAGTGTGATTATCTTGTAGAGCCCAAAGGTTTGGTTAAATTTCATCCTCTTGAACTGCATCATGTTGATGATATTTTTGAAATGGGGTATAAATACACATCCAATTATTTAGATAATCAAGATCTATCAGATATTATGGTCGGTTAA
- a CDS encoding 1-acyl-sn-glycerol-3-phosphate acyltransferase: protein MWKSLARFIFWIGGWKIVGDMPKNLKRAVMIAAPHTSNWDFIYARAAFFLMDVPVRFTIKKEWVDSPLGGLMKSLGAIAIDRSPKNKGEQKKSMVDAMADLFDENEELVILITPEGTRGYVEKWRSGFYHIAQKANVPILMGYLDFKKKEAGIGGEIIPSGNYDQDLEKIMGFYKNITAKHPHKGVK from the coding sequence ATGTGGAAATCATTGGCCAGGTTTATTTTCTGGATTGGCGGTTGGAAAATCGTAGGCGATATGCCGAAAAATCTCAAAAGAGCTGTAATGATCGCGGCTCCTCACACGAGTAATTGGGACTTTATTTACGCTAGAGCGGCATTTTTCTTGATGGATGTTCCAGTTCGTTTCACGATTAAAAAAGAATGGGTCGATAGTCCTCTGGGAGGTTTGATGAAGTCTTTGGGGGCAATAGCCATAGACAGAAGTCCAAAAAATAAAGGAGAGCAGAAGAAAAGCATGGTTGACGCCATGGCTGACTTATTTGATGAGAATGAAGAATTGGTAATACTTATTACTCCTGAAGGAACTCGAGGATATGTTGAAAAATGGAGATCTGGGTTTTACCATATTGCTCAAAAAGCCAATGTGCCTATACTAATGGGGTATTTAGATTTCAAGAAAAAAGAAGCGGGTATTGGAGGTGAAATTATCCCGTCTGGAAATTATGATCAAGACTTGGAAAAGATAATGGGCTTTTATAAAAATATTACAGCTAAGCATCCTCACAAAGGTGTTAAATAA